From Symphalangus syndactylus isolate Jambi chromosome X, NHGRI_mSymSyn1-v2.1_pri, whole genome shotgun sequence, the proteins below share one genomic window:
- the SERTM2 gene encoding serine-rich and transmembrane domain-containing 2, with protein sequence MMEAHFKYHGNLTGRAHFPTLATEVDTSSDKYSNLYMYVGLFLSLLAILLILLFTMLLRLKHVISPINSDSTESVPQFTDVEMQSRIPTP encoded by the coding sequence ATGATGGAGGCACATTTTAAATACCACGGAAATCTCACTGGGCGTGCCCATTTTCCCACTCTGGCAACAGAGGTTGATACCTCTTCAGACAAGTATTCCAACCTGTACATGTATGTGGGCTTATTCCTGAGCCTCCTGGCCATTCTCCTCATCCTGCTCTTCACAATGCTCCTTCGGCTCAAACATGTCATCTCGCCCATCAACTCTGACAGCACAGAAAGTGTTCCTCAGTTCACAGATGTAGAGATGCAGAGTCGAATCCCCACTCCCTAA